In the genome of Salinispirillum sp. LH 10-3-1, one region contains:
- a CDS encoding SCO family protein, producing MKKSALVLPVLLLLVASVVALTVMQFRPATTTQTPTNSTYSHLGGDFELASLNGPVRLADFEGKAVMLFFGFTNCPDVCPTSMAVMRQVFEALPEQQKERVQGIFISVDPERDDLERLHAYTQFFHPNIVGITGTKEEIDAVTRQYAASYFFEETDSAMGYMVQHTARTYVIDTQGTIVDLVGEDEPYTTLLTKVRSLL from the coding sequence ATGAAAAAATCTGCCCTAGTTTTACCGGTACTGTTACTGTTAGTGGCCTCAGTGGTTGCCCTCACCGTGATGCAGTTTCGGCCAGCAACAACGACTCAAACACCCACTAACTCGACGTACAGCCATTTGGGTGGTGACTTTGAGCTCGCGAGCCTGAATGGTCCGGTACGCTTGGCGGATTTTGAAGGCAAGGCAGTGATGCTGTTTTTCGGCTTCACCAACTGCCCTGATGTATGCCCTACTTCTATGGCCGTTATGCGTCAGGTATTTGAAGCCTTACCTGAGCAACAAAAAGAACGCGTGCAGGGGATATTCATCAGTGTCGACCCCGAGCGCGACGATCTGGAACGTTTGCACGCCTACACACAATTTTTCCACCCTAATATCGTCGGTATCACTGGCACTAAAGAAGAAATTGACGCTGTTACACGGCAATACGCCGCCAGTTACTTCTTTGAAGAAACGGATTCGGCAATGGGCTACATGGTACAGCACACCGCACGTACCTATGTGATCGATACACAGGGTACCATTGTTGACTTGGTGGGTGAGGATGAGCCGTATACTACACTGCTCACCAAGGTGCGCAGTTTACTCTAG
- a CDS encoding DegV family protein, translating to MPQVAVVVDSVCALPPQFMRDFHIHHVPITININGSQFPDPCDDRVALEHFESGVLTRKNQVSTEAPSVETFQRLLWQLIDEGYQYIWIQTVNRMQGLTYDHANEAAASVTRRMTAQRKAVIRVMDSRTVFAGQALLAAETVRRMQTNEDPVAMRRELDKLSNNVHTYVVPRSPLVALERSKTRGERGVKWSQALVANTLGIHPILCVVNDGSHQADKIRGFEKAAQAVFGHVSTLVSEGRLLAPIVTANYSGKLEELRSLKGFAELKAACAREGVQFISNVASLSGGIYGSVGSLMVAAAAEPHEWQRV from the coding sequence ATGCCGCAAGTAGCCGTCGTCGTCGATTCTGTATGCGCTCTACCACCACAGTTTATGCGTGACTTCCATATCCACCATGTGCCGATCACCATCAACATTAATGGCAGCCAGTTTCCTGACCCGTGCGATGACCGGGTTGCTTTGGAGCATTTTGAGTCGGGTGTGTTGACGCGCAAGAATCAGGTCTCAACTGAAGCGCCAAGCGTGGAAACATTTCAGCGCCTATTGTGGCAGTTGATCGATGAAGGGTATCAATATATCTGGATTCAAACGGTTAACCGGATGCAAGGCTTGACCTACGATCACGCCAATGAAGCTGCGGCGTCCGTTACGCGACGCATGACGGCGCAGCGCAAAGCGGTTATCCGCGTCATGGACAGTCGAACGGTATTTGCTGGGCAGGCGTTGTTGGCTGCGGAAACCGTGCGTCGTATGCAAACCAACGAAGATCCGGTGGCCATGCGGCGCGAACTTGATAAGTTGTCAAACAACGTCCATACCTATGTGGTACCACGCAGTCCCTTAGTTGCTTTAGAGCGCTCTAAGACGCGCGGTGAGCGTGGTGTAAAGTGGAGTCAGGCTCTGGTCGCTAATACGCTGGGTATTCACCCGATTCTATGTGTGGTCAATGATGGATCGCACCAAGCCGACAAAATTCGCGGTTTTGAGAAAGCCGCCCAAGCGGTTTTCGGGCACGTATCAACCTTGGTATCAGAAGGGCGCTTGTTAGCGCCGATCGTAACCGCTAACTATTCTGGGAAACTCGAAGAATTGCGTTCGCTGAAGGGCTTTGCTGAATTAAAGGCGGCGTGTGCGCGTGAAGGCGTGCAGTTCATCAGCAACGTTGCGAGCTTGTCCGGCGGCATCTATGGCAGTGTCGGATCACTGATGGTTGCGGCAGCAGCAGAGCCACATGAATGGCAACGGGTGTAA